From a single bacterium genomic region:
- a CDS encoding GNAT family N-acetyltransferase, which translates to MNTPKTTQAGPAVVLRPHLKNSDLPAIRTLVEETGMFSYAEIEIAAELVGEFLKQGAISGYRFAVAESEGDVIGYACFGPTPCTVSSYDLYWIAVHPSQQHRGIGKQLLEDAERRIAESGGTRVYADTSGRDAYVPTRAFYERMGYIRVAVLPDFYAPGDAKVIYAKSL; encoded by the coding sequence GTGAACACCCCTAAAACGACCCAAGCGGGTCCAGCAGTCGTACTGCGGCCGCACCTCAAGAACTCCGACCTCCCGGCGATTCGCACGCTTGTTGAAGAGACCGGAATGTTCAGCTACGCAGAAATCGAGATCGCGGCCGAACTGGTCGGCGAGTTTCTCAAGCAGGGAGCAATCTCCGGCTATCGGTTCGCGGTGGCGGAGTCTGAGGGAGATGTCATCGGCTATGCGTGTTTCGGACCCACCCCCTGCACGGTGTCGAGTTACGATCTGTATTGGATTGCCGTTCATCCTTCCCAACAGCACAGGGGAATCGGCAAGCAACTTCTGGAAGATGCCGAGAGGCGGATTGCGGAGAGCGGTGGAACGCGGGTCTACGCTGATACTTCCGGCCGGGATGCATATGTTCCGACGAGGGCGTTTTACGAACGTATGGGTTACATTCGGGTGGCTGTCTTGCCGGACTTTTACGCACCTGGAGACGCGAAGGTAATCTACGCGAAGTCCCTATGA
- a CDS encoding histone deacetylase family protein: MLRIRRVFDDLLPIDAREISQVQQMLRDQFPDINADEVDALPEKLRNPLKHKFRSSLYVSDDVNGNVRGFALVLHDPGIRFWFLDYIAATLRGTGGGVGGTLYARVREEAAASDAIGLFFECPPDDPEGVADRSTLKQNIARLRFYERFGARPLTGNAYHAPISPGQLDMPYLMYDDLDRGHPLARSNARQVVRAILERKYADICPPVYISKVVDSFRDDPIRVREFRYHKPDDGTKVPSTRASAVRVCVALVINDKHDIHHVHERGYVEAPVRIAAIQSELEKTGLFRTVAPRDFGERHIRAVHDHGFIDYLKRACQSIPAGKSVYPYVFPIRNQARPPRELSVRAGYYCIDTFTPLNRNVFPAAKRGVDCTLTAAEELFKGERLAYALVRPPGHHAERRSFGGFCYFSNAAIAAHFLTHHGRVAILDIDYHHGNGQEDIFYDRCDVLTVSIHGQPSFAYPYFSGFKNDRGSGSAEGFNVNFPLPEAVDGERFRSTLKQALSKVRCFEPRFLVVALGLDTAKGDPTGTWTLVARDFEENGRLIGQLHLPTLVVQEGGYRTRTLGVNARSFFIGLTEGHFAMSLPRAARKPTPKERAEL, from the coding sequence ATGCTTAGGATTCGCCGGGTATTCGACGACCTGCTTCCCATTGACGCCCGTGAGATTTCCCAGGTCCAGCAGATGCTGCGGGATCAGTTCCCCGACATCAATGCCGACGAGGTCGACGCTTTGCCGGAGAAGCTGCGGAATCCGTTAAAGCACAAATTCCGCTCGTCCCTCTACGTTTCCGACGATGTAAACGGCAACGTGCGCGGGTTCGCCCTGGTCTTGCACGATCCCGGAATCCGCTTCTGGTTTCTCGATTACATCGCTGCGACTCTGCGAGGTACGGGCGGTGGTGTCGGAGGGACGTTGTACGCCCGGGTGCGCGAAGAAGCTGCGGCCAGTGATGCCATCGGTCTGTTCTTCGAATGTCCTCCGGATGATCCGGAAGGCGTAGCGGACCGATCTACTCTCAAGCAGAACATTGCGAGACTTCGATTCTACGAGCGGTTCGGGGCGCGTCCGCTGACTGGAAATGCCTATCACGCTCCGATCAGTCCTGGGCAGCTTGATATGCCCTATCTGATGTACGACGACCTGGACCGCGGGCACCCGCTCGCAAGAAGTAATGCGCGTCAGGTGGTTCGGGCCATACTGGAGCGCAAGTACGCGGACATTTGTCCGCCCGTTTACATTTCGAAGGTCGTCGATTCCTTTCGCGATGATCCCATCCGGGTCAGAGAGTTTCGCTACCATAAACCTGATGACGGCACCAAGGTGCCCAGCACGAGGGCGAGCGCCGTACGCGTCTGCGTCGCCCTCGTCATAAACGATAAGCACGACATCCACCATGTCCATGAGCGCGGTTACGTAGAGGCGCCGGTTCGCATCGCGGCAATTCAAAGCGAACTCGAAAAGACCGGGCTGTTCCGAACCGTTGCGCCGCGGGACTTTGGGGAGCGACACATCCGTGCCGTTCATGACCACGGGTTCATCGACTATCTCAAACGCGCGTGCCAGTCGATTCCGGCAGGAAAGTCCGTTTACCCGTATGTTTTCCCTATCCGTAATCAGGCTCGTCCGCCAAGGGAGCTCTCTGTACGTGCCGGCTATTACTGCATCGATACCTTCACCCCGCTGAATCGAAATGTTTTTCCTGCGGCAAAGCGAGGAGTCGACTGCACCCTCACGGCGGCGGAGGAGCTTTTCAAAGGAGAGCGACTGGCGTATGCCCTCGTGCGGCCCCCGGGCCACCATGCCGAACGCCGATCGTTCGGCGGTTTCTGTTATTTTAGCAATGCCGCGATTGCGGCGCACTTCCTGACCCACCATGGGCGCGTGGCGATTCTCGACATTGACTATCACCACGGCAACGGACAAGAAGACATCTTCTACGATCGCTGTGACGTGCTGACGGTCTCCATTCATGGGCAGCCGAGCTTCGCGTACCCGTATTTCAGCGGATTCAAGAATGACCGAGGCAGTGGGAGCGCCGAAGGATTCAACGTCAATTTCCCTTTGCCGGAAGCCGTTGACGGCGAGCGCTTCCGCTCGACCCTGAAGCAGGCACTCTCCAAGGTCCGCTGCTTCGAGCCGCGGTTTCTCGTGGTCGCATTGGGACTCGATACGGCCAAGGGTGACCCGACTGGGACCTGGACGCTAGTCGCGCGTGATTTTGAGGAAAACGGACGACTGATCGGGCAATTACATTTGCCGACGCTCGTTGTGCAGGAAGGGGGATACCGCACGCGAACCCTTGGCGTAAACGCGCGTTCGTTCTTCATTGGATTGACGGAGGGGCATTTTGCGATGAGCTTGCCACGCGCTGCTAGGAAACCGACGCCGAAAGAGAGGGCGGAACTGTGA
- a CDS encoding ATP-grasp domain-containing protein — translation MKIAILHDAVTENSRPDEVDALHQAALVGDVLRELGHQVTTADVGLDLKELSTRLLQSRPDVVFNLIESLAGHGRLIHVVPAMLEAWRIPFTGGGSIASLLTTNKPLTKAWLHPHGVPTPAWHYPQTPALLDVKPPCACIVKPVWEDASVGIEDSAVVQISRHEELDTALQAASLRCGEAFAEQFVEGREFNLSLLAKGDDVEVLPVAEIEFVDYPTDKPRIVGYAAKWREGSFEYGATPRRFDFEGSDDGVLEHLRVLAVKCWHLCGLQGYARVDFRVDESGQPWVLEVNVNPCLSMDAGFMAAAQHRGLTTEEVIERIIAAAMTPYARKRAAFHA, via the coding sequence GTGAAAATCGCTATCTTACACGACGCGGTCACGGAGAACAGCCGGCCTGATGAAGTAGACGCACTTCATCAGGCGGCGCTCGTGGGAGACGTACTGCGTGAGCTGGGTCACCAGGTCACCACGGCAGACGTGGGTCTCGATCTCAAAGAGCTGTCAACCAGGCTCCTGCAGTCGAGGCCCGACGTCGTATTCAACCTTATCGAGTCGTTGGCGGGACATGGCCGATTGATCCATGTTGTTCCGGCAATGCTCGAAGCCTGGCGGATTCCATTCACGGGTGGCGGAAGCATCGCATCCCTTCTGACCACGAACAAGCCGCTCACAAAGGCCTGGCTGCATCCGCACGGAGTTCCGACGCCGGCCTGGCACTACCCACAAACGCCCGCGCTGTTGGACGTCAAACCTCCGTGCGCCTGCATCGTCAAGCCGGTATGGGAGGACGCGTCTGTGGGCATCGAGGATAGCGCCGTCGTGCAAATCTCGCGGCATGAGGAACTCGATACGGCGCTTCAAGCGGCCTCGCTGCGCTGCGGAGAGGCGTTCGCCGAGCAGTTTGTGGAGGGTCGCGAGTTTAATCTGTCGCTCCTGGCCAAGGGCGACGATGTAGAAGTGCTCCCCGTGGCCGAGATTGAGTTCGTCGATTATCCCACGGACAAGCCACGCATCGTGGGCTACGCTGCGAAATGGAGGGAAGGCTCCTTTGAATACGGCGCGACCCCTCGGCGGTTCGACTTTGAAGGCTCCGACGACGGCGTCCTCGAGCATCTTCGAGTGCTGGCGGTAAAGTGCTGGCACCTTTGCGGTTTGCAAGGATACGCCAGGGTGGACTTTCGCGTCGACGAATCTGGCCAGCCCTGGGTTCTGGAAGTCAACGTGAATCCGTGTCTCTCGATGGATGCGGGCTTCATGGCCGCCGCCCAACATCGCGGCCTGACAACTGAAGAGGTTATTGAACGGATCATTGCCGCAGCCATGACGCCATATGCACGAAAGCGAGCGGCGTTTCATGCTTAG
- a CDS encoding D-alanine--D-alanine ligase, producing MKVGMTYDLRAAYLAEGYGEEETAEFDRTETIEALDDALRVLGHDTDRIGHARQLVSRLALGDRWDLVFNIAEGLRGFGREAQVPGILEAFQIPYTFSDPLTSSITLHKALTKRILRDHKIPTTSFCEVSGPDGPDQVDLPFPLFVKPVAEGTSKGIDSTSRVTSQAELRQACERIWAEFEQPALVEPFLPGGEFTVGITGTGRAASAIGTLGIKLRKGAEDHSCTYVNKEQCEDLCQYALAPRSISGDAEAMALAAWRALGCRDGGRVDLRGDEHGNLFILEVNPLPGLHPTHSDLPILCTAAGMTYVELIDRIVTSARQRILNQFRGDIRVSVAPVLSA from the coding sequence ATGAAAGTAGGAATGACCTACGATCTGCGTGCGGCCTATTTGGCGGAAGGATATGGCGAAGAGGAAACCGCCGAATTCGATCGCACGGAAACGATCGAGGCGCTGGACGACGCGCTGCGGGTTTTGGGGCATGACACGGACCGCATCGGCCATGCCCGGCAACTCGTCAGCCGCTTGGCGTTGGGGGATCGCTGGGACCTCGTCTTCAATATCGCCGAGGGTTTGCGCGGTTTCGGACGCGAGGCCCAAGTGCCGGGGATTCTTGAGGCGTTCCAAATCCCCTACACGTTCTCCGATCCTCTGACGTCATCGATAACGCTGCATAAAGCACTTACGAAGCGGATCTTGCGAGACCACAAAATCCCAACCACCTCGTTCTGCGAGGTGTCCGGGCCCGACGGCCCTGACCAAGTCGATTTGCCTTTTCCGCTTTTTGTGAAGCCGGTCGCGGAAGGAACGTCCAAAGGAATCGACAGCACTTCCCGGGTCACGAGTCAGGCCGAGCTTCGGCAGGCATGTGAGCGCATCTGGGCGGAGTTCGAGCAACCGGCGTTGGTGGAACCGTTCCTTCCGGGCGGCGAGTTCACGGTGGGAATCACCGGCACGGGAAGGGCGGCTTCTGCCATCGGAACACTGGGAATCAAATTGCGGAAAGGGGCCGAAGACCATTCCTGCACTTACGTCAACAAAGAGCAATGCGAAGATCTGTGCCAATACGCTCTCGCGCCACGATCCATTAGTGGTGACGCGGAAGCGATGGCGCTTGCGGCGTGGCGGGCGTTGGGCTGCCGCGACGGTGGTCGCGTCGACCTGCGCGGCGATGAACATGGGAACCTTTTTATCCTTGAAGTAAACCCGTTGCCGGGGTTGCACCCCACGCATTCGGACTTGCCGATTCTGTGCACGGCCGCCGGAATGACCTACGTCGAGCTCATTGATCGCATTGTAACTTCCGCGCGGCAGCGAATTCTCAACCAGTTCCGCGGTGACATTCGGGTGTCGGTTGCACCGGTCTTATCAGCGTGA